From the genome of Gracilinanus agilis isolate LMUSP501 unplaced genomic scaffold, AgileGrace unplaced_scaffold6957, whole genome shotgun sequence:
TTCTGAGCTGTTTTGAAAAGCAGGGCCTCCCTCCACACCTTCATGCGATGCCCCGGCCAAACCCAGGCCCGGCCTTCCCTGTGCATATATCATCCAGCAAGCCCCAGACGCCCCACTCCCAGAGGGGGAGGGCTGGAGCGTGGGGAGGTGCAGGAAATAATCAGCTGGCGTTTATAGCCTGCATCTGCCAGGCCTGGGAGCTTAGGGACCGGCCCAAGgggttaaacattttccaaatcaTCATCATTTAAAGGCTGCCAAACCCTCCCCCTACAACTTCGCTGAATCCATTacggggggtggggagtggggttgAGGGAGGCGAGTCTCCCGGGCAAGGGGGAACTGGTGGAAGGCGCAAGGACCTCAGGCTCCCCCAggtcctctcctccccccaaaatgagGGGGCCGGGATAGCCTTTGCAGTCGGGTGGGCAACTGTTTGAAGGCTAGACGAGAGAGCCTAGGGAAGTCCGCGGGCTAGGGCTGGGGAGTTTATGGATTCTAAGCAGAGTTCCTGTTTTAGGGTTCgaggaggcagcagcagcagcagccccgGGGAGCTGCTAGATGTGGCCCCCCATTTCCTTCCTCCAGCCAAAGTTTTCCACATGGCTTTGCTGTTCAGTCCCATCCCAACCGAGACCTGAGGGTTCCTAAGAGAGAAACGAGCTTCCTCTAAAGCGCTGCTGTGACCAATTGAAGGCGGCTTTTTAAGGAgcccccctgcccccccccccaatctgctCCTGCCGGATCCATCGCCCCGTGGGAATCCCGGGGCCAAGCAGAGACTCGGATTCTGGACAGACGCATCAGGTCCCCGCttggattcttttttctttttttctttttattattcacaagACTGAGTTTGTTTAAATTCCATAACTTAGAAGGAAATGAGCTACATTGAAATAAATTAAACACAATAGAGACCGACGTGCTTTCAAACATGGCTTAGTTAAGGATAGGCAACTCAGAGAGGATGCCAAGCCGgggaaaacaaagcaaacaacaACCCAAAAAAGGTTCACGAGGGCACCCTGCAAACGGCTGCCCCTCGGGCCGCTCGGAAAGccgaaaaagaaaggaagggggaaaccCGAGCGTTTCTCGGGTTTCCTTTTACCTTTGGAGAAGCCAaggaacagcaacaacaacagcaacaacaacaaaaagaaaactaaaagaaaaaaccGAAAGGGTTGGCTTGTGCATACCGCAGGGTATCGGCTGGGCTCTTATCTCGGTTTCTTCTGGAATGTCAGACCTTCACGAAGCTGGGGGAGTTGGTCCCTTTCGAGTCAAGAGAATCCTGCAGCGGAGATTCGCTATAGATAGATTAACTATATACAAAGTAAGAGAGAATAATACTTAGTGCCTCTGGCCAGATTCCGATGTTTCCCTCGTCCGAAAAGAGTTTTTCAGCGTTCGCTGAAATTCAGAGACTCTCAATTCGCCTTCTGTGTCCAACGTTCAACTCTGTTTGTTTTGTTCCACGTTTTGTTTTTCCAACAGTTCTGAGAGTCGGCTAGGACTCTGCTTTCCTTCTGCTCCTCCTTTGTcccggtgtgtgtgtgtgtgtgtgtgtgtgtgtgtgtgtgtgtgtgtgtgcgcgtgcggtgggggtgggggtgggtctCGCCTCTCCTGGCACCTGCTGGGGTGGGGGActgaggaaatggaggagggGACCCTTGGCCGCTCAGGGCCTGGCTTGCTCCAGCTGCTGGTGTTGACTTCTGATGGCAAAACGACTGACGTGCACCGGAATGGGGACAACGATCTTGGGGTTCCGCGAGGGCTCCCCGGTCTTGGAGTTGGCGTTGCCGGCCTTGACCCGTTTCCACTTGGCCCTGCGGTTCTGGAACCAAATTTTCACTTGGACCTCGCTGAGTTTGAGCGCGTGGGCGATCTGCGACCTCTCGGTCAGGGACAGGTACTTCTTACAGTGGAATTCCTTTTCGAGCTCCAGGAGCTGTTCGCTAGTGAAGGCCGTTCGCCTCCGCCGGTTCTTGCCGGTGGAGGTGGTGCTGCccgagctgctgctgctgctgctgctgctgctactgctctGGGGATTCTCCTCCAGGGCCGCGGCCAAGTCTTCCTCCTTGTGGACCGCCTGGCTGGGGATGTTGTCGTCGGAGCTGTAATCCAGGTCGCTGTCCATGGAGAAGCTCTCCTCTTTGCCCTTGGAGTCATCCTCCCCTTTGGCCTCGTCTTTCCCCTGGCCTCTGATGGCCCCCACTGAAACCAAACCAAATGGGCAGTTCGTTACGTTTCCTGGGCCAGCCctgcccctgccccctcccctggCCCTGGCCCTGGCCCCCGGCGGTCTCCGCAAGGGGGAGAACTCTACAGTTTTAGGCTTGTCCTTCAGGAAGCTTTTTCTTTCCAGCAAAGTTATCTCCCATCCTAATTTCCTCGCCTGGGCAGAAGAGTGCCTGTCTGCGTGCGCTGGCTACGTGTCTGTGTGGGTGCCCCCAGGGTGGTCGAATTGCCTTTAGCTAGGCGGTGGTTTTGTTTTTGGAAGGACATGCAGAAGCGAGCACTGGGACAAGGGAGTGGGACACAGTGGCTTTGGATTCCCCTCACCCCCAGTTCAGCCCGCCTCTGACCCCGTCTCTACCTCCCGACATCCTCGAGGTGCCTGACCGTCCCCTTCTTGCCTTTACTGGCACTCTCCCCACCAAGTAAACCTCCTTTCCTCTGGAGGCTGGTAGAAACCCAGCTGCTGCCCTGGCCTTCGCTGAACCGAGGAGCCTGGCTTTGGCTTTCTTTGTCAGAGAGCTGGGAGGGTGCCAGGCCCACCTGCCCCCAGTCTCTGCATTGCTCCCACTgtaggggaggggtgggggggcgCGAATGGCTTTCCCTTTCCAGGAGGTCTGAGAGGGTCACTTCTTTCCCTGTTGGGGAAGGTTACTGGATGTGCTAGGCAGAGATGACTAATGCTTTGGGAGAAGTTGGGAATTAGGAGCCCAGCGCCACCCACTTCACCTCGATATCCTCACagcctcccccacccacccacccacccaggaCCCCAAGGGAGCCCTCCAGGTGGCAGGTCCCAGGAGAGAAGCTACTCGGATTTGCCAGGGCTGGCAGTGAGCCCTGTAGATCTAGGCCAGCTCGGGCACCCTGACCCGGCTGGGGCTCCCCTacctccccccacctctctcttgACCCACTGGACCCTTCGGAGACTAAGCGCGTCTGAGCTGAGCTCCCCAAGTGGCAGGCCCCGGTGACCCCCGCCCCCAGCTCTCTTGCTGGCTCCCCAGGGACGCTGGCTGAAACACAGTGGGCCGGCGGCGGGGGTGCTCTCCCTCTCCCATAACGTGTGGGTTGAAGTTGCCCACCCTGAGCTCTAGGTTTTCCTCCACCATGCTTGCTCGGCTCGGCTTCTCGCAGCTTCCTGCTCTACAGTCTGGCGGCTCAGGGCCGCCGGTGGAGGCGGGAAAGCCAGGCATCCCGCCTAGTAGCCCGAAAGAGGAGGAGGGGTGGGGGGCGGCGAAGGGCAAGGGCTGTCCGAAGGGGACTATGCGAAGGGGCCGCTCGCCAACCCAGCCTCGGCGTTTCTTCCATCATGTCAGAGCTCTGGAAACTACGGAACTGGGAACTCGGTAGATCCTGAGGCTTCCAAGGTTGCCGCCATCCCCACCCCCGCCCCGTTCTGCCCGCACAGCCTGCCAGCATCCTGTCCCCCTCGCTCCCTCGGCCAGACCCCGGCCCAGACCCCTGCCCATCCCTCCTGTCTCCTTCGGGAGGAGGAGCGGAGCGTCGGGCACCACTCACCGAGGGAAGCCTGCACCGCCTCGGAGGCCGAGAACGACAGCAGCGAGGTTTCTTTGGCCAGGAAGGCTTTGCCGTCCTCTGTCTCGGCCGGGATGCCGCCGTCTGCCTTGTCGAAGTTGCCCTGCAGGGCCTGCGGCG
Proteins encoded in this window:
- the GBX2 gene encoding homeobox protein GBX-2, with amino-acid sequence QPALPPAHPHHQIPSLPTGFCSSLAQGMALTSTLMATLPSSFSASPQHQEAARKFAPQALQGNFDKADGGIPAETEDGKAFLAKETSLLSFSASEAVQASLVGAIRGQGKDEAKGEDDSKGKEESFSMDSDLDYSSDDNIPSQAVHKEEDLAAALEENPQSSSSSSSSSSSSGSTTSTGKNRRRRTAFTSEQLLELEKEFHCKKYLSLTERSQIAHALKLSEVQVKIWFQNRRAKWKRVKAGNANSKTGEPSRNPKIVVPIPVHVSRFAIRSQHQQLEQARP